The following proteins are encoded in a genomic region of Methanoculleus bourgensis MS2:
- the acs gene encoding acetate--CoA ligase — protein MTGTFAVKLEEKRYLPDPRFKATAWTPDYTRAYQEFMRDPDAFWDRIARELVWFGPWDRVREWNHPYAKWFVNGKMNITYNCLDRHVTSERKDKPALVWRGEGGEERRLTYDGLYREVMRFANGLKSLGVGKGDRVCIYMPLVPEQVVAMLACARIGAVHSVVFGGFGPDALAMRINDAEAKVLITADVGYRRGKAVPLREIAKEALTHTPCVEKVVVLRRGTPAVDLDPAREVDYADLCREAAPDCPAETMDAEDPLFILYTSGSTGAPKGIVHSCGGYAVGTYYTARHDFDIKETDVFWCTADPGWITGHSYVVYGPLAVGTTVVIVEGTPDYPDPGVYWHLVQDLGVTIFYTAPTAIRMFMRYGDEWPAKYDLSTLRVLGSVGEPLNPEAFEWYYHHIGGGRCPVVDTWWQTETGMHIITTMIGEAMKPGFAGKPIPGAVVDVVDRQGNPVPPGTGGFLVIREPWPAMLRTVYRNDERYRTYWETIPGCYTAGDLAVKDKEGYIMILGRADDLIIVAGHNIGTAEVESALVSHDAVAEAAVIGKPDPLKGNVIKAFVTLRVGVSPGDGLSAELARHVRKSLGPVAVPAEIEYVDRLPKTRSGKIMRRVLKARELGIDPGDISTLEE, from the coding sequence CTACCAGGAGTTCATGCGCGACCCGGACGCCTTCTGGGACCGGATCGCCCGCGAACTGGTCTGGTTCGGGCCCTGGGACCGGGTCAGGGAATGGAACCACCCCTACGCGAAATGGTTCGTCAACGGAAAGATGAACATCACCTACAACTGCCTGGACCGCCACGTCACCAGCGAGCGGAAGGATAAGCCGGCGCTCGTCTGGCGCGGGGAAGGAGGGGAGGAGCGGAGGCTCACCTACGACGGCCTCTACCGCGAGGTGATGCGGTTCGCAAACGGCCTCAAAAGCCTCGGCGTCGGGAAGGGTGACCGGGTCTGCATCTACATGCCGCTCGTCCCCGAGCAGGTCGTCGCGATGCTCGCCTGCGCCCGGATCGGGGCCGTCCACTCGGTGGTCTTCGGGGGGTTCGGGCCGGACGCGCTTGCGATGCGGATCAACGATGCGGAGGCAAAGGTCCTCATCACCGCTGACGTCGGCTACCGGCGGGGGAAGGCCGTCCCGCTCCGGGAGATCGCAAAGGAGGCGCTCACCCACACCCCCTGCGTCGAGAAGGTCGTCGTGCTGCGGCGCGGGACTCCGGCCGTCGACCTCGACCCCGCCCGGGAGGTCGATTACGCCGACCTCTGCCGCGAGGCAGCACCGGACTGCCCGGCAGAGACGATGGACGCGGAGGATCCCCTCTTCATCCTCTACACCAGCGGCTCGACCGGCGCGCCGAAAGGCATCGTTCATTCCTGCGGCGGCTACGCGGTCGGGACCTACTACACCGCCCGCCACGACTTCGATATCAAGGAGACCGACGTCTTCTGGTGCACCGCCGACCCCGGCTGGATCACCGGCCACAGTTACGTCGTCTACGGCCCGCTCGCGGTCGGGACGACAGTCGTCATCGTCGAGGGAACCCCCGACTACCCTGACCCGGGCGTCTACTGGCATCTGGTCCAGGACCTCGGGGTGACGATCTTCTACACCGCCCCGACCGCGATCCGGATGTTCATGCGCTACGGTGATGAGTGGCCGGCGAAGTACGACCTCTCAACGCTCCGGGTGCTCGGGTCGGTCGGTGAACCCCTCAACCCTGAGGCGTTCGAGTGGTACTACCACCATATCGGCGGCGGGCGATGCCCGGTCGTGGATACCTGGTGGCAGACCGAGACCGGGATGCACATCATCACCACGATGATCGGCGAGGCGATGAAGCCGGGGTTTGCCGGAAAACCCATACCAGGCGCCGTCGTGGACGTCGTCGACCGCCAGGGCAACCCGGTCCCCCCCGGCACCGGCGGGTTCCTGGTCATCAGGGAACCCTGGCCCGCCATGCTCAGGACGGTCTACCGGAACGATGAGCGCTACCGCACCTACTGGGAGACCATCCCGGGGTGCTACACGGCCGGAGACCTCGCGGTGAAGGATAAGGAGGGCTACATCATGATCCTCGGGCGGGCCGACGACCTGATCATCGTCGCCGGGCACAACATCGGCACCGCCGAGGTCGAGAGCGCGCTCGTCTCCCACGATGCGGTGGCTGAGGCGGCCGTCATCGGGAAGCCCGATCCCCTGAAAGGGAACGTCATCAAGGCCTTCGTCACCCTCCGCGTGGGGGTGAGCCCCGGCGACGGGCTCTCCGCCGAACTCGCCCGCCATGTCAGGAAAAGCCTCGGGCCCGTCGCGGTGCCGGCCGAGATCGAGTACGTGGACCGGCTCCCGAAGACCAGGAGCGGCAAGATCATGCGCCGGGTTCTGAAAGCCCGTGAGCTCGGCATCGATCCGGGGGATATCTCCACCCTGGAGGAGTGA
- a CDS encoding L-lactate MFS transporter, with translation MPVAPEVFGMPAERGRWGLVALGLLINLCLGSIYSWSVFVTPLAAHFSATLGREVTAGEALLPFSVFLAFFAVAMPLSGKYIERYGPRAMTIAGGLLTGLGWLLASTATSVQVLYIVYGVIGGLGVGIAYGAPVAVAARWFPDRRGLAVGLTLLGFGFSAFVTANAAGALIAAYGVMATFGIFGAVFIVVLVLSALPLRFPPEGWRPAGWVPPAPGTGTVPLCECDRRAMLRTGAFYGLFLCYFIGCLAGLAAISIAKPVGTEVAAVDAGLATILVGFFAVFNGLGRPAFGSLADRITPRTTAMLTFALIAAASVLIWLAPGVPAYVIAFAVLWGCLGGWLAIAPTATASYFGTCDYPRCYGIVFLAYGAGAIAGPQLAGFIRTATGTYLGVFPAVAGLAAVGLIVAWLLMRPPAGVPAREPLPGSAVEEQGN, from the coding sequence ATGCCCGTCGCGCCGGAGGTCTTCGGCATGCCCGCAGAGAGGGGGAGATGGGGGCTCGTAGCCCTCGGGCTCCTCATCAACCTCTGCCTCGGGAGCATCTACTCCTGGAGCGTCTTTGTGACGCCGCTTGCGGCTCACTTCTCCGCGACGCTCGGCCGAGAGGTGACGGCGGGGGAGGCGCTCCTCCCGTTCTCGGTCTTCCTCGCCTTCTTCGCCGTCGCGATGCCGCTCTCCGGGAAGTACATCGAACGCTACGGCCCGCGAGCGATGACGATCGCGGGCGGGCTCCTCACCGGCCTCGGGTGGCTCCTCGCCTCGACGGCGACATCCGTCCAGGTGCTCTACATCGTCTACGGGGTCATCGGTGGGCTGGGGGTCGGGATCGCCTACGGGGCGCCGGTTGCCGTGGCGGCCCGGTGGTTCCCGGATCGCCGGGGGCTTGCCGTCGGGCTTACCCTGCTCGGGTTTGGGTTTTCGGCGTTTGTCACCGCAAACGCCGCGGGAGCCCTGATCGCCGCATACGGGGTGATGGCAACGTTCGGGATCTTCGGGGCCGTCTTCATCGTCGTGCTGGTGCTCTCGGCCCTGCCGCTCCGGTTCCCGCCGGAAGGCTGGCGGCCGGCGGGATGGGTTCCGCCCGCGCCCGGCACGGGCACCGTGCCGCTCTGTGAGTGCGACCGAAGGGCGATGCTCCGGACAGGGGCCTTCTACGGGCTCTTTCTCTGCTACTTCATCGGTTGCCTCGCCGGACTCGCCGCGATCTCGATCGCAAAGCCGGTCGGGACCGAGGTGGCGGCGGTCGATGCCGGGCTCGCGACGATCCTCGTCGGGTTCTTCGCCGTCTTCAACGGGCTGGGAAGGCCGGCGTTCGGCAGCCTCGCCGACCGGATAACCCCCCGCACCACGGCGATGCTGACATTTGCCCTGATCGCGGCCGCATCAGTCCTGATCTGGCTCGCACCGGGGGTGCCTGCCTACGTCATCGCGTTTGCGGTCCTCTGGGGGTGCCTTGGAGGGTGGCTTGCCATCGCGCCGACCGCGACCGCGTCCTACTTCGGGACATGCGACTACCCGCGGTGCTACGGGATCGTCTTCCTCGCCTACGGCGCCGGCGCCATCGCCGGGCCGCAACTTGCAGGGTTCATCAGGACGGCGACCGGGACCTACCTCGGGGTCTTCCCCGCGGTGGCCGGCCTCGCCGCGGTGGGGCTCATTGTCGCCTGGCTCCTGATGCGGCCGCCGGCCGGCGTTCCGGCGAGAGAGCCCCTGCCGGGATCGGCGGTGGAAGAACAGGGTAATTGA